Proteins from one Megalopta genalis isolate 19385.01 chromosome 1, iyMegGena1_principal, whole genome shotgun sequence genomic window:
- the LOC117222609 gene encoding protein GPR107 isoform X3 yields the protein MNPYLDSHQERCVLQDAANAKTDLEQRDDSSAVIYFTMDLKTPLLIVNCNQNIHTVEIHQDRNMVVALRKKRDSLSTGFSDTVLFARRKRYSSHGVERSVNQDQFQSRPETSGCTGITLPITVQNVKGEKYYNTSFSVYVGDEEEEGLYNLYFHNCPNYKYEMQVALDFTVQISEMNEDNYLSAGEMPLPGLYFMMANIFFWSGCAWAIILRRSKHPVFKIHYLMTVLVYLKSLSLLFHGINYHFIKTKGEHVAAWAILYYITHLLKGAVLFITIVLVGTGWTFIKHILADKDKKLFMIVIPLQVLANVVEIIIEESEEGDIEHKTWRDVFILVDLLCCGAILFPVVWSIRHLQEAAHTDGKAAVNLRKLKLFRHFYIMIVCYIYFTRIIVYLLKITVPFQYEWLDEMFREMATYVFFVLTGYKFRPASANPYFTLTTDDTTQADEDDEMDVVLFSSVSGGSGITEGLSKVSKVPKVLRPTTSDVPSTQEERDSLFNKTEPSHEYD from the exons ATGAATCCGTATTTAGATAGCCATCAAGAGAGATGCGTGCTACAGGACGCCGCAAACGCGAAGACCGATCTCGAGCAGAGGGACGACAGCAGCGCTGTCATATATTTCACGATGGACTTGAAAACACCTCT GTTGATAGTCAACTGTAACCAGAACATCCACACCGTGGAGATTCATCAGGATCGCAACATGGTGGTAGCGCTGCGGAAAAAGCGAGATTCTCTGTCGACCGGGTTCAGCGATACCGTTCTCTTCGCGCGGAGGAAACGGTATAGCTCGCACG GTGTCGAGAGATCCGTAAACCAGGATCAGTTCCAGTCGCGGCCGGAAACCAGCGGATGCACGGGCATTACACTTCCGATCACCGTGCAGAATGTCAAGGGGGAGAAGTATTACAATACCAGTTTCAGCGTGTACGTCGGGGACGAGGAAGAGGAGGGCCTCTATAATTTGTATTTTCACAATTGCCCGAATTACAAATACGAGATGCAGGTCGCGCTGGATTTCACG GTACAAATATCGGAGATGAACGAGGATAATTATCTTAGCGCCGGCGAGATGCCGTTGCCGGGGCTCTATTTCATGATGGCGAACATATTCTTCTGGTCTGGTTGCGCCTGGGCGATCATACTTAGACGGAGCAA GCATCCCGTATTCAAGATACACTACTTGATGACAGTGCTGGTGTACTTAAAATCTCTGTCGTTGCTCTTCCACGGGATCAATTATCACTTCATCAAGACTAAAGGAGAACACGTGGCTGCGTGGGCGATTCTCTATTATATCACGCATTTACTGAAGGGTGCCGTACTTTTCATTACTATTGTCCTCGTCGGCACCGGCTGGACGTTCATCAAACACATTCTAGCGGACAAGGATAAGAAACTTTTCATGATCGTGATACCGTTACAA GTATTAGCGAACGTAGTAGAAATAATAATCGAGGAGAGCGAGGAGGGAGACATCGAGCACAAGACATGGCGGGACGTTTTTATCCTTGTGGATCTGCTGTGCTGCGGTGCTATCCTATTTCCAGTGGTCTGGAGCATCAGGCACTTGCAGGAGGCCGCGCACACGGACGGCAAGGCAGCAGTAAACTTACGCAAGCTCAAGCTTTTTAGGCATTTTTATATCATGATAGTTTGTTACATATACTTCACACGAATCATAGTGTACTTACTGAAG ATCACGGTACCTTTCCAATACGAGTGGCTCGACGAGATGTTCCGAGAAATGGCCACGTATGTCTTCTTTGTCCTTACCGGATACAAGTTCCGACCAGCTTCCGCGAATCCATATTTTACTTTAACGACCGACGACACGACCCAAGCTGACGAAGATGACGAGATGGACGTCGT TCTCTTTTCCAGTGTGTCCGGGGGTAGCGGTATCACCGAGGGTCTCAGCAAGGTTAGCAAAGTTCCGAAAGTTCTGAGGCCTACGACCTCGGATGTTCCTTCCACCCAAGAGGAGAGGGACAGCCTGTTCAACAAAACGGAGCCGTCCCACGAGTACGACTGA